A region of the Candidatus Neomarinimicrobiota bacterium genome:
CAGCCATCTCCTTTCATGATCATTTTAACCAGATTTTTACCAATATCGTGGAGATCACCTTCCACAGTACCCAGTACAATGGTTCCTCGGGGGGTAATGTCACCAGTGCTGAACAAGGGGCGGAGATATTCCATGGCCGCATTCATCGCCTTGGCGGAAATCAACATGTTGGCAATGAAAACTTCACCTCTGGAGAATTTGTCACCAACCCGACCCATTCCCGGCATGAGCCCCTGATTAAGGATCAATTTGGGTTCAAGTCCCTGTTCAAGAGCCCTCAGTGTCAGCTCTGAGGCACCATCTTGTCCCTGTAGTTCCGGTGGATAGGGTGTGGCTCTATTAATCTTTCCATGTTCTATCACGTGAGCCAGCTTTTGCAGTATGTCTTCCATTTATCTTCCCTTTATTAAATAAGGCTCTTCCCCCAAATGCGTACCTGGAAACGAGGATATTAGGGATATAGAGACTGTGTGAAAACTTCATTGCAATGGAATAATTACTTTCTAACATTAGCTTTAGTTGTCTACCTATGGTGCTGTTAATAATGATACTTACCCCAGGCTTCAGCCTGGGGGTTATAAAAACCTTAAAAAGGAGGGCTTTAGCCCAACAATACTGGGCTAAAGCCCAAGGATACAGTAGGTTATCATACCCCCAAGCTAAAGCATGGGGTAAGCGTTGTCCCTATTCTCACACAGCCTCTATAACCCTTATACCTTTATACCTTTGTACCCCAGAATATTTTATTGACCTCAAATCTCAATGATTGTATCCAGGTACGCATTATGATGATGAACCTTAAATAATTTGTTGATCAGATCAAATTCACAGTGGATATCATAGCCAGATAATTGTCATCCGGGATATAGTCCGGAATACTATTCCCCGAACCCAGGGCATAACCACCTCGTTCCATTCCGATCTCAAGCATCTCTTTTGATCGTTGAATGATCTTATCCGGAGTGCTACGGGCCAGGAAATCCATGTCAATTCCACCAAGCAGGGCAATTCGATCATGCCATAGATCGTAAGCTGTCTCAATAGGTGTGATCTGATCTTCAAATGAATGCTTCGCATCATATTTCAAGTCATAGATTACATCATCCATCACTGCTTCGAGTTGACCACAGGAATGCAATATGGCTGGTTTCCCCGCCTTATGGATCGCTTCCACCATTTTTTTATGCCAGGGGAAAACCCATCGTTTTAGCATATCTGGTGAAAACATGGTTTGGTTCTTAAAACCCCAGTCATCATTCACGATGCAGGCTCCAATGGTTTCGATCGGAGCTACTATTTCATAAAAGCGCAGTAATCTTGCCCCAACTGCATCAAATATTTTGGTGGTTAACGCTTCATTCAACATGGACATCATGCTGATATTTTCAAAGCCCACCAGATCGATCACATTTTCAAGCAGGCCACCATTCCCACTGGCAATTAGCTTCATCCCCTCCGGTAGCACGACTTTCAGATCATAATACAGATCATAATCACCCCGTTCCGGGTCTGGCCAGGCATACTTTTCAAAGCTTTCACTATCACTGATCATGCTTCCTGAATTTAATGAGTGACTTGCTTTTTCAGCAGTTTCTGATTTTGGGAAATCAAGTGTTTTGGTACGCCAGGCTGATATGGTAGCATAGTCATATCCACCATTGAGAAAGGCTTTGATCAGTCTGCTGAAAGGCGCGATCCTGGAGGATGTATCCTCGGTAGGTTCACCACTTAAATTTCCAATTACTCGATCATTGACGCCAAACTCAAATAACGTTGGTCTTGTTGGAACCCTGCCTTTCAATACCAGAAGTAAATTTTCAAAATTTGCTTCGAATCGGGCTGCTCGCTGATATGACATGGTGATTACTCCCCTTTCGATATCTACAAGTTATGATTGCCAACCTGGAATTGCGTAACCTCCATTTGCAGAATACTACACTATATTGACAATTGATGAGGTATCATCAATTAATTACATTATTTTCTTTTGATGTTTATAAACCCATAAGATGATTGGCCTATAGTGTTATGAGAGCAAGACAAGAGAAGATCACTTACCCAGTACAAAATTCTTTCAAGATCTTAAAATACGCTGTTCCATTTTTTGACATGGATTTCCACTGTCATTCAGAATATGAATTGGTCTATATCACCAAAGGATCAGGCATCCGCTATATTGGAAACTCCATTCATAAATTTCAAAGTGGCGACATGGTACTTATAGGACCTGATCTAGCCCATATCTGGATAACCCCGGAAAAATACCGTCAGGATCAAAAAACCCTGAAAGTTGAGGCGATCGTTCTGCAATTTTCCAGGGATCTTTTTAGCTCGATGATCAATACACCTGAATTTCTATTGATAAGCAATTTACTATCTAATACAGAAGCAGGATTGAAGGTCACTGATAAAGGTCGGGATACGGTAAAAATAATTTTGGAAAGAATGCTGCAATGTGATGGACTCCAGCGATTTTTGCTGTTGCTTAAGGTGCTGGACACTTTATCTCGGGCTGAAGATCTGATTTTACTGAACTCATTGGAACTTGTTCGGGAATTGCATCAAACAGATAAACGGATCAACGCCGTTCATTATTTTGTCATGACCTGTTATGCTCAAAAGATCAGCAGCAAAGATGCAGCCTCGATCGCCAACATGGAGCAGTCTGCTTTTTGTCGATTTTTCAAGTTGAAAACCAAAAAAACATTTACCCAGTTTTTGAATGAAACACGAATAGACCAGGTCTGCCAACTTCTTTTAGAAAAAAAGCAACCCATAACACAAGTAGCCTATAAATGCGGTTTTAACAATATGACGAACTTCTATAAGCAGTTTAAAACATATACAAAGACCACACCACTGGCCTTTCAAAAGGATTAGCCCTTCGATCAGCAGGATTCCTTATCAAGATCAGTCACTCATTGAATACTGATCTTTGAGCGCGTATACATGCTTGATCCAAATCTGGTCAAATCGGACTCTGTCCACCACTGGTTTCTTGATCATCATGGTGCACAATCTCATTTGTCTACTGGTCGAACTGGTCTTTGAATAGAGTTGCAGTGCATATTTGGAAAAATCTCGTACCATAAAATCAAATATCTGATCCAGCAGATTATCCTCAATATCATAGATCCTGGCATTTTCAATCACGAGTTGTCCATATACGACCAGCGTGAACAATTCTCCCAGAGCCAGCAGAAAATCAATATCTTTGCGTTGATCCTGGCCTGGTTTTGCCATAAGCAGGAATAGTTTTAGTAGTCTGATTTGTTTTTTAAACAGCTTTGCATTTGGAAGATCCACACTGTCGTAAGCCACTCGATAATCATGAAATTTGATCTTTCCCAAACCCCGGGTGGCACCCTGATCAAAAAGAAAATCATCATGAGCCATCTGAGATTGAGTGGTCACCTCTGGAAATTCAGCCGGCTTGAAAAAATAATTTGCCATAAATTTGAGGATAAGTGCCACATTAACATGAACCGTCCCCTCCAATTTAGGAAGTGCCCTGATGTCCCGGGCTGCCATCTCAAAAAAGGTGTCCTTCTCAAAACCCTTGGCTGCGATCACATCCCACAACAGGTTAATAACCTCCTCTCCCTGGGTTGTGACTTTCATCTTAACGACCGGATTATACAACAAATACCGACGATCATCTGGAGAGGCTACGCGCATATAATCAGCTGCTCTCAGCGCGAAAAGCTTCATCGCAACTAACCGTGAATAAGCATCAACAAACATCTGCTTCACATGGGGGAAATCTGTCACAACCATTTTGTACAGGCTGCGTTGTGAAGCATGATTGATGGCTTCGTAAAAGGCATGGGTTGACATGCCGATTGAGGCCCATCCCAGGTTGTATTTCCCAATATTTACAGTGTTCAGAACGGTGTCCCAGGCTGCCTGGCCCTTGACCAGAATATCCTGCTCCGAAATGGGATAGTCATTTAAGGCATATTCTGCCACATAACTCTGACTGGAGACAATGTTTTTTACACATTCATAGTTTGCATGCTGGTAATTTGCAACAAAGGCAACATAGTCTCCGGAATCTGTCATTTTCCCAAAAGTGGAAACCATCTTGGCTACATTGCCATTTCCGATATAGTACTTAGAACCGTTAGCTAAATAGGTTCCATCCTCCAGGGGCGTTAAAGACATTTCTGTGGAGTAAATATCTGCCCCATGTTCCTTTTCGGATAAGCCAAAGGCAAAGACTTCACCGTCTTCCAATTGCTGCCCGGCGAGTTGCTTTAAATGTTCATTTTTGGTCATCCAGATTGGCCCTAGACCCAGAATTGACACTTGCCAGGTGTACCAGTAGGCCAGTCCGTAGAACCCTAAAATTTCACTATAATGGGCAATCCGCCAGGTATCCCAACGACTATCCTCATCACCATATTCGGTGGGTCTGAGGAGGGTTGCAAAGATTTTTTCCTCTTTTACAAACGCCAGAAAATCAGCATACCAGATTCGATGCTTATCATCATCTTTAACCTTTTCCAACCCTTTGGTTTCAAAAAAATCGATAGTCTTTTTGACAATCTCCTGAAATCGTTGATCAGCATGTTCGATATTGTATTTCGCAGGATTAAATAGCATGGAATCCCCCTCTGTTTTTGGCTGCTCTACTACACCATATTATTGTGGCTTAATTCAAGTCGTTAGAAACGGTGCAACAACCATTCCATGTGCATACTTCACTGAAATGATCGAGTTCCAGGTTGAGTGCGAATGATGTAATGAGTACTCATTGGGAGATTAATTCACACCGAACATTGAGTACAGCCAGCCGGGGCGAAGTTCCAGTGGAATGAAGACCGGCCGAAAGGTCTACACCTCAAGCAATAACTCCAGGCTTCAGCAAAGGGTTACTGAGCCTGTCGAAGCACTCAGTCTTCGGAAAACCCAAACCAGGGTTCTTTTCCCAGAACTTCTAGAAAATAGTCCTTATCACCCTTTTTCTTGATCTGTTCAACGGATTCTCTCGCCAGGTCAACATATTTTGCACAATCATCCAGGTTTCCATGTAGTGCCTGAGCTCTGGCAAAACCTTCATACGCAAAACTGAGATCAAAATCATTAACCTTATGTTGATTTGTCAGATCTAAACAGATCTGGGCATGATGCAATGCTGATTCCTTCATCCCAAGCGTGGTATAAACTTTGGCGATCATCCACTGTCCCCGTTGGAGATTGATCATTTCGCCGACACTTCGCCAATGGTAAAGTGAAGCATGGGCGGCATTAATCATGATCTCATTGTCTTCAGTGCTACGATCTTCTTTTTCCAATAGATCCCAAACGCGATTAAAAATGCCTGGCGCAAACGCTTTGTGAGCTTCTTCTATTGTAAATTTCTTTTCATCTGTCATTAGTTACCTTTTTATTCTGTATTCCGGGTTTATACTTCCCTACTACTTGCTAAAATGACTATTAGTAAAACTAAAATTTATCTGCTTAATAATAAAGCTTATAAAATGTGTCAAGCATATATTTTTAAGCTGATGAACCGTTCTATCTGGTTGAATCATCTCTCAATACTCTCCACATTGTGGAACATTTCCCAAAAACGAATTCTTTCTATTATTTATTCAATTCAGACTAAATTACAAACCGGGCTAAAATGAAGCCGACATAACGGTACTTGATTCATGCAGATAGAGGAAACAATAATGACCCCTACAAACTTTACCCTTTCAGGCAATATTGTTGATGTTCTGAATCAACGCATCTTTTCCGGAACCATCGAGATCCAAAATGGCAAGATAGCTTCCATTACTGAAGAAGCCGTATCCGGAACAAACTACATTCTGCCAGGGTTCATTGATGCCCATATCCACATTGAGAGCTCCATGCTGGTTCCTGCTGAATTTTCCAGAGCTGCGGTCATTCATGGAACGGTGGGTACTGTTTCAGATCCGCATGAGATTGCCAATGTCCTCGGCATGAGGGGTGTTCAATTCATGTTGGATAATGCAGCACAAACCCCTTTTAAGTTTTATTTCGGGGCTCCCTCCTGCGTCCCGGCTACACCTTTTGAAACAGCAGGTGCCAGCCTGTCTGCTCAGGAGATTAAAGAATTGCTAAACCTTCCTGAAATTGTCAGTCTTTCAGAGATGATGAATGTTCCAGGCGTTTTGAATGATGCTGAAGATGTCCTGGAGAAATTGGAGCTGGC
Encoded here:
- a CDS encoding uroporphyrinogen decarboxylase family protein; the encoded protein is MSYQRAARFEANFENLLLVLKGRVPTRPTLFEFGVNDRVIGNLSGEPTEDTSSRIAPFSRLIKAFLNGGYDYATISAWRTKTLDFPKSETAEKASHSLNSGSMISDSESFEKYAWPDPERGDYDLYYDLKVVLPEGMKLIASGNGGLLENVIDLVGFENISMMSMLNEALTTKIFDAVGARLLRFYEIVAPIETIGACIVNDDWGFKNQTMFSPDMLKRWVFPWHKKMVEAIHKAGKPAILHSCGQLEAVMDDVIYDLKYDAKHSFEDQITPIETAYDLWHDRIALLGGIDMDFLARSTPDKIIQRSKEMLEIGMERGGYALGSGNSIPDYIPDDNYLAMISTVNLI
- a CDS encoding acyl-CoA dehydrogenase, whose amino-acid sequence is MLFNPAKYNIEHADQRFQEIVKKTIDFFETKGLEKVKDDDKHRIWYADFLAFVKEEKIFATLLRPTEYGDEDSRWDTWRIAHYSEILGFYGLAYWYTWQVSILGLGPIWMTKNEHLKQLAGQQLEDGEVFAFGLSEKEHGADIYSTEMSLTPLEDGTYLANGSKYYIGNGNVAKMVSTFGKMTDSGDYVAFVANYQHANYECVKNIVSSQSYVAEYALNDYPISEQDILVKGQAAWDTVLNTVNIGKYNLGWASIGMSTHAFYEAINHASQRSLYKMVVTDFPHVKQMFVDAYSRLVAMKLFALRAADYMRVASPDDRRYLLYNPVVKMKVTTQGEEVINLLWDVIAAKGFEKDTFFEMAARDIRALPKLEGTVHVNVALILKFMANYFFKPAEFPEVTTQSQMAHDDFLFDQGATRGLGKIKFHDYRVAYDSVDLPNAKLFKKQIRLLKLFLLMAKPGQDQRKDIDFLLALGELFTLVVYGQLVIENARIYDIEDNLLDQIFDFMVRDFSKYALQLYSKTSSTSRQMRLCTMMIKKPVVDRVRFDQIWIKHVYALKDQYSMSD
- a CDS encoding corrinoid protein; this translates as MEDILQKLAHVIEHGKINRATPYPPELQGQDGASELTLRALEQGLEPKLILNQGLMPGMGRVGDKFSRGEVFIANMLISAKAMNAAMEYLRPLFSTGDITPRGTIVLGTVEGDLHDIGKNLVKMIMKGDGWDVIDLGTDVSSEKFVEAVLEHTEAIVGMSALLTTTMLNMESVVNALRESTPETKIFIGGAPVSQAFSDEIGADGYFRDPHSFARSLAVD
- a CDS encoding AraC family transcriptional regulator; its protein translation is MRARQEKITYPVQNSFKILKYAVPFFDMDFHCHSEYELVYITKGSGIRYIGNSIHKFQSGDMVLIGPDLAHIWITPEKYRQDQKTLKVEAIVLQFSRDLFSSMINTPEFLLISNLLSNTEAGLKVTDKGRDTVKIILERMLQCDGLQRFLLLLKVLDTLSRAEDLILLNSLELVRELHQTDKRINAVHYFVMTCYAQKISSKDAASIANMEQSAFCRFFKLKTKKTFTQFLNETRIDQVCQLLLEKKQPITQVAYKCGFNNMTNFYKQFKTYTKTTPLAFQKD